tgtgcatgctgggaattgaacccaaatcctctgaaagaacacccagtactcataaccactgagccatctctccagcgccaacACACCCTACTTTTATATGGATACTGGGGAATAGGGCTCAAGTCCTCAGTTTTGtacagcaagtgttctaccaactGAATATTCACCTTAAATTTTCATCTTGAACAGGTCTTTTGTTTCAAATCAGATGTGGTAgtacaagcttttaatcccagtacttgggagatagaaacaggaggatctagAATTGAAGAGCAGCCTCAGGtatacagtgagtttgaagccagcgtAGGCtgtgtaagaccctgtctcaacaaaagcACGAGTGTCTTTAAATGAAGGGACGGAGCAGCATCCAGGAGCTCTGGGAACTGCCCTTTCCCGGCTTTTTCCAGCCTCTCCAGGAGACATCCCAAGAACCTGGTCTCTAATCTCAAAGCGTGTGAAGCATCTGTCTCCCTGTGACCTTGTCAACAGCAGCCTAGATGTCCTGGTTACCTGGAAGCCCAGCTTGATGAATATCTCTTCTCCTTTCTGCAGCTCAAACAAGATGTGAAGACATCCAACTGCAGCCAACTGATGTCCCTTTATGACTCTTATTCTACCAAGGTAAGTGAAACAAGAGGCCCCAGGAGATGGCGGTGGAGTGACGGCCTCTGTGTTCAGCCAAGGCCCTGGGGCGGCGTCCTGTCTACAGAATGCCTTCTTCCTACTGCCAAAACCTTTGTCTCCCTCAAGCCCACATCTAACCCTGCTAAAGCTTCCCTACATGCTAGACCCTCTAACCCATCCTTGCATCTATGCTGCCCCTCCGCACAGGCTTATCTGGTGAGGGAAGGAAAGCTGAGCAAAGGAGCAACCAAGATGATCGGGGATTTGTTGAACGAGGACCCTGGATACCACAAGTCCCTCCTGGAGTCCCTAAGGAGTCCTAACACCTTCTCCAGAACTGATGAGTAAGGCTGATTTGGGGCCAGGAAGAACCCAGTCCCTAGCACTGGTTGATTGGGTATTTACCATATAGGGGGCACTCAAGTAACAATGCCTGCATGACACAGGGCTGTATATTCACGAAGGTGATGTTTATAAAGTGTCTCACACAAGAGAGCAGGGGGATAGGTTCTTCCCTTTTCAGACCAGAGGAATGGCCAGTACTGGGATACAGTATGCCCTGGCTGTGTCTCCAGTCTCATCATCCCCTCTCCACCCCTGCAGATTTTCAGAGATCACTGGTGGCTTTGACCAACTCCCCAATGGCTTCAATGCTAGTCTGAAGTCTGGTACCATCCGTTTGAGATCCAGAGTAGAATCAGTGGTGAGAAACGGGTCAAAGGTTGAAGTTTTGTACCGCACCGATGAGCCCATCTTCCCACTGCGCAGACTCACTGCTGACTACGTCATCAATTCAGCCTCCGCCAAGGCCACACGCCTCATCACCTTCCAGCCACCCCTGTCCCCAGACAAAGCACATGCCCTGCGCTCCGTGCATTATACCAGTGCCACCAAGGTGGTTTTCCTGTGCAACGAATGCTTCTGGGAACAGGATGGCATCCGGGGAGGCAACTCCATCACAGACCGGCCCTCACGCTACATTATCTATCCCAGCCACAGCCTGCCAGGTGGCAAGGGCATGCTGCTGGCCTCTTACACTGTGGGCGatgattctttcttctttgctgccATGAAGCCCGACCAGGTGGTGAATATTATCCTGGATGATCTGGCTGCTGTGCACCACATACCCAAGGAGGAGCTAAAGCGCATGTGCCCAAAAGCAACGGTCAAGCACTGGGGGTCTCTAGACCCCCTCACCATTGGCGCCTTTGCTGAGTTCACACCCTACCAATTTGTGGACTATTTGAAGCAACTCTCCCAGCCAGAGGGTCGCATCCACTTTGCTGGAGAGCATACCAACCTGCCCCATGGCTGGATAGACACTGCCATCAAGTCTGGCCTCCGGGCTGCCAAGGACATTCAGGCCATGGTGGACGAGGAGGTTACTCAGGGACAGATGCCTCGCTAGAGGCCTTTTCCCAACAATAGGGGTGTTTTTCCCCAAAATTAGTCTGCAGGGGAGTCTGAAGAGGAGACTGGAAGATGAAAGGAGGCAGAAACCCAGGAAAGAGGTCACCGCTGGTCTCTTGGTGCAAGCAGGAGCCGAGCTGGGAAGCTGGCAAGACACAATGCGCCTTTCCTGTCTCGCTCTCTGCCTAGCTCTCTACAGGAAACAACAGAGCTGGGGTGCATGGGGGCATGGGTGGGAGTCAAGGCTGGAGAATCCAGAATCAGCCTTTAATTTGAAGGAAATTGTCTCCTTctgcaaaacaataacaaacaaataaaagaaaagcttCTGCACCTGGCTTGTGTCACTTAAAACTAGAAGTTCCTAAACAAGCAGACAAACTCCAAGGTACTGGCACACTGATTGGCAGACTGACACACGCGCTTACACCCACCATACATACAAACTCCATCACTTTGTTCCTGAGCCAAAGGCCTCTCATCTTGGCCCAATGTGGGTGGAAAAGGAGGAGGCCTTCTTAATCGCTTCTTTTCTGCTGTGCGTTTGTGGGATCTCAGCTACCCTGAGAGACTCTCTCCCCCTCACCAGCCAGACCTCCTACCCATAGCAACCACAGTTGACACACAGTCCTGAGGGGACCCCATGCTCATTACAACTCCCTCTCCACTCATCCCCTCACCAAAACCCACCTTTCTTTACCAAACCATCCTTCCTCAAACACTCCATCAACCCCTCCCCAACTCCAAGGTCCTCTTTCCTCTGAGCCACAGTTATTCTCTTCTAGAATGCCAAATGAACCGAAAACCTTACTGAGATTGTGTCCCCAGCCAGATCGGAAGACCCCTTAAGGGCTGAGATTACatattttatggtgtgtgtgtgtgtgccgtgcATACATGCTATTTCCTTTAGCCTGCCAATACTTACTAAATAAGTTGTACACCTGGCACCATATGGTACCTGGCTGAGAAGCAGAAGCACAGAGAGTATGAAACTGAAAATCAACTCCCCTCTGGCTGCCTCGCTGTGTGGTCAGAGATCAATTCCCAAAACCAAGTCAATTTTTGTTGCAAATTTTTAGAAACCAAGAGTTATTCCTTGGTCTTGGGGAATCAACTAAGTTAAAAGGAAAGGTAAACTGAGTCACAAGCACTCCTCATTTGACAGACTCCGGAGGACCCAGGAGGAAGCATGATGATGTGCTGGCTGGGGTTTTGTGGAGGACTGGCATAAGAtatggaagggaggaggagggaaagaaaattcAAGTTTTCTACTGCAACATGGCCCATTGTTAAATCTAGAGGTCTCTTCTTGAATATCCAACTATCACTGAGAGTCAGGACGTTTGTAGTTCCAAGTGATGGAAATCAAACTGGGGCTTTCATGGGTGTGTATCCCTTGTCCAGAAGTCCAGGATGAAGTTGCTTTTATCAGAGTTACTAGGCTCCAGACTGAAAAAAAGGTGTTAAGGGCCCATAGTCTACATCATAGTGGACCCTACCCTCTTCTCTGTTACAGACACACACCTGTGCTATGACATATACAAAGACTCAAAAGAAAGAGCTCTCTGGCAGTGCAAACAATAAGAAGACACACACTTGGTTAAGTTGTTACTGCAAGCAAGCCAGGTATTCTTTGGTACCTGGAAATACACTCAACCACCATTCCCAGGGTTAAGCTGCTGTACCTGGATATAGGAATCTGCACAGGGGAACTCTCTAGGGGGTATCTTGGTGACATTAAACAGTCACCCTTCCCTTGGAGGTTAATCCAGGATGAGCTTAAACTGACCCCTTTTACAGCTGTTAGGGTTGGAAGTGGAGCTTATTGTTTGATTAGTCCCAATCCCAACATAATATAGGGGTTTGGGGTCTAGGCATAGCCAGCAGTCTCTATCTATGTCTGGCTAAGAATGGTAAAGAAACAAATACCCTCCATCTAGGATACCAAATTCCAAGGGACTGGCTTCTGCTGCTCCTTGGCTTTTAGTCTCAAGGTTACTGAGGGAGTTCCTGGGCAAATTTGAGGTTTAGGGCTTACATTTACCACCTTGGAGGGGTCAAATCTCTGGGTTGTCAAGTTGGGCTGGTTCAGGCCAATGGGCCCATTGAGTCCAATGGGCCAGGTGACCCTAGGAGCAGGTTTCTTTTCAATAATAAATTACTGTCTGGGTTTGGACCATTCATATATAACCTGACTCTCCAGGTTCTGCCAGGTTCCCAATAATGGGCTTCCTGTCAAGCCCTAACCTTTATGGATATGGGATTGCATTGTCTGTGGCCACAGGTAGGTGATAGATTTCCCTCTGGGACTACGAAGGGATCAGTGTACCCCCAGGAGGACTTGGCTTTGCAACTCCACTGGGCACAATAGTATTCTCTGTGGCTTCTGGCAGCTGAGAGGCATAGGGCATCAGTCAGGCAAGCATGGTACTGGATAGATGGGGGCTCATTTTCTTCCCCAGTGGACCCACAGCCCCCAAAGTGAGTGAGCCATACCCCAGGAGCCTCTGTCTGTAATAGCTTACCTGGAAGGTGGGTTGGGTCTCTGTAGATACAGCTCCCATGTCCTAGTCTTTAATTGCCATATCCAAGGTCCTGGCTTATGGGGGGGATTTGGAGCCTTTTTCATGgggaaacaaaaaagacaaaataggaCAACCATAATTATAGGTTCCTTGTCAGTTGTCTCTTTAGGGGGTCAGAGAATGGAGTGGTAACCCATCTGTGGGTATCTTCTGGAGCCTCCTTCAGCTGGGTTGCAGGATCCATGGGTGACTAGTGACCTTCACAGCTGTGGGGGAGGACCACAGGGCACGGGCCTTTCTATGCTGGATCCAGGCTCTGGGTCAGGATCCTTTTTACTCACACAAGGTCTCCAGGCTAAAACTTGTGGGCAGGCTCAGACTTGGAAAAAGTCTCAGTCTCTTGAGTTGTATGATGAATAGTCCTTTGAGTCTGTTGCAAGGCCTGTAAGGACTTGAGGAGGGGGTGGTTAGTAATGTCTGTCTTATGAATAGCTTAAGGGGGAAAGAGGCATTCTCCCAAATGATTTCAAATAGGGTGATGGGGGCCCTTAGAAAGGTATATTGTAGAAGGTTGGCCCAATTTTTGCTagactctgggattaaaggcgtgcaccactgggattaaaggcatgcaccgaccagtttctatggcaactagcgtggctactgagattaaaggtgttatactgcctggtctgtaaggctgaccagtgggactgttttactctctgatcttgaggcaagctttatttactaaaatacaaatgaaatgctgctATTTCCCAGTGTTCTCCAGAAGTGTTTTGTTGGGTGTAGATTTCCCCCAggacttttttcccccttctttgtgGTTCACTTGTGCACAAATGGTATATCAGGACACCATGTCTTCAACAAGATTGTCTAGTTGAGGGATATAATATATGGGCCTGAGTAACTCAACAGTTTTTGATGCCCCCTAACGGGTGGCCTGGTAAAGTCTGACAACCACTTTTCTTCTGAGAGCAGCAGTGAACTTGGATCTCCCATTCTGTAAAAAACCTCCACTCATTTGTGTCCTGCTTGACATCTCTTCCCGCCATCCGGCCTCTTCCTGGGTATAATCTGGGCATTGGAGCAATTCAGGTTCAGACAAGGTGACCATGATCTGGAGAGGTCCCATTGGTTCTAGAGCTGCCTTCTGGATGCTAAGTCTGCTGCTCTGTGTCCTTGGGCCTCAGAGATTTCCCTTTTGGATGACCTTAGCAATGGGCAACAGCTACCTCTCTTGGCAGCCGTAGGGCCTTTAGTAGGGCCAGCATTTCTTCATTGTGTTTAATTTCCTTCCCGACAAAGTGAGGTGTGCCCACTCCCTGTAGAGGGCACTATGGACATGGGCTATGGCAAATGCATGCCAACTGTGTACCCAATAATGGCTTGCCCTTCCCCTGGTGAAGCACCTGGGATAATGCCAAGTGCTTTGTGCTGATGTCCTTTGGCTGAGAGCCTGGGTCCATACTATCCTGTCCACGGTGACAGCTGCAGCCTAGCATCCCTGATTCCATCTTGAATAAAGCTGTTCCTATCAGTACACCGTACCTCTTTGGCTTTTTGCAGGGGGACATCTGTTTGTTCAGGTCTGACGGACTGGATCACATCGGTCACCCCAGTGCCATTGTAAAGGGGCCCTGCTGGGTTATCATCTGGCAGTGAGTTAGCTGGATTGATGGCTGAAGTTTTAAAGAATTTGATAGTAAGCTGGTCTACAAGAAGCGCTTGGCCATTATTTGGTCACTGGATATCCACCTGTCTGGGGTCTCCCTCACGGGTGCTTCTACAGAGTGTGGAGTGGTTAGGAACAGTTCCTAGCTAAAAGCTGGTCTGTCAGTTTCTTTTACTAGCATGGTCGTGGTAGCCAGTTGGCAGAAACAGAATCAAGTCTTTTGGATAAGTAGGCCATGGCCTCTCCCATGATCCCAGTACCTAGGCAGGGCACCCTTTGCAGTCATTTACACAGGACAAGTGTCCTTCTCCCACTTTTGTGGTGTTCTGGGCTTCCCCCATGGAATCTCTTTCATTGGTTTCCTTACTGAGTGTTTCCATTACTGCTCAGGGCAATCTTTTATTTGTACTTCTACTGAGTCACGGTTATTATGAGCCTCTGAGCAATCTCCAGCATTTGGAACATATTCATACCCTCAACCCCTTCTAACttctaaagtttctttttttcaatttgtatttcttgtgcattggtgttttgcctgcatgtatgtctgtgtggcgGTGTTGGGTTCCCGAGAACTgtacttacagacagttgtgagttgccatgtaggtgctgagaattgaacccaggtcttctggaagaatagccagtgctcgtaatagctgagccatttctccagctgaagtttctttcaaatatttgggTCTGACTGTACAACAAATACAATAGTGGTTGcttgtttggtgttttggttttgtttggttttggttttggtgtgtcTTGGTCTTCAGGGGTGAATACTGGGTAAGCCTCACAAAAGTGCTCCAGGAACCAACAGGTGATTCTCAAGGTTCTCATATCACCTCGCTTATCTTAGAAACAAATCAGTGGGTTTTCAATTCCCCTAAAAGGGCATGGTGAAAATTGTCCAAGGCCTCCTTAACTTGGTCAGTGTTGGGATCCCTCCCAGTCAGGTTGGGCAAAGGGGAATATCCACTCTATCTAGGCTGCACTGTCAGGCAGGAATTCCTGCCCAGTCCCAGGACAGCTTTCGTACTCTCAAGCTGCATTTTGTCCCACTCTTTGGCCATAAAGAGATGTCCAAGGCTTTTGGCAATCATCCCAATTAGCCTGGTGGGTGTAAAATACTATCTCCAGGCAATTAATGTGAGCATGGAGCTTTTAGAGAACGACGAGTTTTGAGTTTTCCAATTGTACCAATCACCGGTTGAGGAGACAAAAACCATGAAAGGGAATGGAGGGGAACCTCCAGGTCTTGGGCCCTCTGGAGGCACCTTCTTTAGGGAGAGGGTGGAGGTTGCCTCGGGCCCAAGGCCGTTCCTCCCAGAGCCACTCTGAGTGTATGCACGcaaagaggggagagggagccAAAGGTAGGAAAAACTACCTCTTCCGCAACCCCAGAACAGCTGGAGGAactgtctccctctcccctgtTGCCCTTGTCACTAGTGTGGGTACAGGAGGAAGCTAAGGGAGTGTGGGGTCTAGgacccctttccccttccctgtgCATGCTCCACAACCACACGGATGACAGAAGACAGATGGCAGAAGACAGATGGCAGAAGGGTCCTTATGGATGCATTGAGGGGCCAGACTGTGAAGGGCCAGATCCCTTCCCACCTCCACATGAGGACCTGGGCAGGGGACCATGAGCAGGCGTGCAGAGAAAGAAGCAGCAAGTGAGACAAGGAGAGAAAATGGTGACTCACAGAGGCACTCTTAGGGTCAAGACAAGGGAGACAAGGGCACGAGGCATGTGTCCAGCACCATtgcagggagcagagcaaagacaAGGACCTGGGCAGCAATGGAGAAGCAGTCAGAGACAGGAACGAGCACAGCAGGAGTGAGAGCAGAAGAACGAGCTTCACACTGGTGGTGAAGGGAAGCTGCGGGGAGGGGGCATTTACCCCACCCTGGGCACAACCTGGGTCCTCACTGGAGCATATGGAAGGGGGGTGTGTGTAAATTTTCTCCAGTGTGGCTGAGAGAACAGATGCAGAATTGGGGTTTCTCTGGTTGACCCGGATGAGCCAAAAGGATTCAGGTCCCCAGCAAGGGGACACAGGTCTTCGGCCATGGGTGTGGATCTCACACCAGAGAAAGTCACCCATCAATATATCGGTCCTAGACTGTAAAACCCTCCTTGAAGTGTTTTAACATGCACGTCAAGGGTGGCTTGAGATTGCTTACTCCCCCTTCCTCTTTAGACGTGTCTTTCGAACCAAAGAATTGGCAGAAACACACTgaggcacacagacatgcaacAACAACCAGGGGTGGCCACCACACAGACGGGAACCAGGGTATCCAGTGATGTCTCTCAGGATCCCAGACACTGGAATTAGGGATGCATGCAGATTTTCCTAAGTGTCTTATTCAGAAGGTGCCATAAACAGACTCACCTCTGGAGGGGACAGATTCAGATGATTTTCTGTAGTTTCCCATGTAGGGTGGTGTCAGATGTCTCTGGAttgacagaagcagagacagcagtCATTCCTGGGGCCCTGGAACTTCTCAGGGTGTTGttacctcccccttccccccaggaACTGTCAGTGCTCAGTGCTCAGCCCAAGGAATTCAAGAGCCCTGGTGTCCTGACTGCTCAGTCTCTAGTAATCAAAGAAAGTCTGTATTGCTACCTGGCAGCTGCAGGGGGCCCTTGCCCAAATCATGCAGCCCCAAGCCCcattgttctttgtgttttatgCACAAAATCTACCTCCTGGCTGACACATtccagttaacaagaacagttagagAAAACCAAACCTAAAGAAGCCAAAAATCAAAGCTAGTACATTTAGGGACTTTCCTGGATCTTGGCACTATGGCTAGGTCTTTGATGGGTTAGTTTTTTGTTCCCTTTTTGTCAGGTTTTGGGGTCTATGTGCTGAGTTCTAAGGTCAGACTGGTGCCACCAACATGGCGTCAGTCTGCTAAGATCTGAGGATCTGTTACAGGCAGCCCCAGTGGTTACCAAAGATAAGGGCTGAAACAGTTTTAAATATTGTGGGTAgataaaagcaacagatacacAACACAGACTGCATCTCGCTTGATCCCAGGGCAGAACCAATGAAATCAGCTGAGCCACTCCAGGGCTTGAGGGAGCCAGCTCCCTTGGGTTTCCAAGGTCAGTCAATTCACCATAGTCAGGGCCACAATGTCCATGGAGAACCAGAAGCCAAATAAATGACATGCTATGATCTGAcccacagagaaaggaatatagGCAGACTTTTCTTCCTCACCAGtcaactcccaaataaccacacagagacttattattaattataaatgcttggctgatagcttaggctcgttactaactaactcttttaacttaaattaaatcATATTTCTTGTCTACACTCTACCATGTGGCAGTACAGTTTTTCAGCTTGGCATTTTCatctcttgcttcctttgcatctccTAGAACTGCCTATCCTTCccctcactctctttctgtctgcaaGTCCCACCTAACCGCTACCTGCCTATATATTGGCCATTTAGCACTTTATTAAATCAATgggagtaatacatattcacagcatacaaaaggattattctgCAGCAAAGAAGTCTTTTTCAAATTATGTCTTGGGCTATTCAGATTTGGCAAACCCTCACCTACAAGGTCACATCAAAGGCACCCTTTCTTTAAGATGCTCAGGCCTGTGTCTGGTAGGAATTCCGATTCAGTAGAGTTCAGCACAAGAAAGGAGCAGAAGGCAGGACCAGAAGAGAGGAAGGACCCTGGGGGAAGACCATGTATCACCCTAACTTCCTAATAATTCATAGTGTCCAGCAGAAACGGGTCAGGAAGCAGTACAGGTACAGACCTGAGCAGAAAGATGGTCAATATTTCTCTACCCACTGGACATAAAAATGAGGGGCCCCCAAAAGCACAGAATCAGCTGCGCAAAGAAGAGGGAACAGGATGCAGGGAGAATGGACAGCAGAACCCTAATTCAGTCAACTACTTGGATGCAAATGACTCTGGCATTTGTATGAAAACTCGGTGGCAGCAGGGCCTCTCACAGGGACACAGACCTGCCATGTTATGGGGTCCTTGAGTACCAGTCTCCGCACCCCACAGGGTCCAGCTGAGATAAGGTATGGCAGGCAAAAGCTACCTGGAGAATGGGATCAGAAGGGTAAAACAAACTGACTTCCTTGAGCACATTCCTCCTGCATGTTCCTTTATTCcttggggggaggaagggaagaaggaaaaaggggggaaataaAGGGGCCATTCTCCACAAGGCTTTCAGTTTATATAGGGATATAGAGGTGTTAGCAACTCCATAGGCAGTAACAATAATATCAAGCATGCATTTCACAGAATCATAAAACACCTGTGAATCTGACAAGCAGGCAGGCACCTTATGTTTCAGAGGGAACTTGGCTGTAAAGCTCCCTGGTAGTTATAGCAAGGGCCTGGGAGGGAGGCTAGGTACCTGTAGTTGGTTGAGTTAAAAGGAATCTCTTTTGAGGACTTTGCTTTTGAGTCCAGCAGGGTGCCTAAgtgagaatttttctctttgaagCTAGATTTAGTGACTCAGGCCTTTTTCCTGTATAAACAGCTAATTTCCTGGGCTATGATCTTATGTTAATTGAAGCCAAGGTGAAATGTAAATACAGAATGTTAGTAATTTGTAAAGTTAGAGCAGAAGAGTAGGTTACATCTTCCGGAGTCTGCTATTAGACATGCTGTCTCCTGTTTGGGGCTCCTTTCTTATCAGTGAGAACTGCCAATAAAGAAAATTGTCGGGGACTAGTTATATAGATTTTGACAATGAGAACAAAGGTTAGACTGAGTGAATGGTTTCACAACAGGGCTTCACAGTATAAAGGGAGGTATATGGTTATCCTACAGAAAAAGTCaggtttatacagtgctgggataTTATAGAAGGGAGAGGTGTCATGATTTCACAAGGTTTCTACAGAATTGACAATGAATTATCCAAAAGACAGGTTTTCCCGGGGGTCTGCAAAATGGGTCCTTCAAAATATCATATTTTTTGTGAATTTGTCTAGTGTTCTGTCAGCTGTGTGTTTACTGTAGAATACTTGTGGGCTCACCACACCATGCGAGGCTCTTAACTACaaacaatggaaataaaataagaagtcgGAGAGAAACTGGAGTAAGTTTATCAAGAAGCTTGCAAGATCAACAGGAAGACTCAAAAATGAGTCTTAGAAGTGGGCAGAATCCGAAGTAAACATGTGGCAAGCTGGAGGATCAGCCTAAAAGATGATTCCATGATCACTGAGCACTGGGTGCCTGCCGCCCAAGTTATGAGAACTTACCAAAGCCCCGCCTCTTCTGCCACTCATTGCAACCGTGGAACACCACCTGCCGTTCACCAGCGAGGTCCTCTGCTGCTGCTACCACCAGTCCTCCTGACTTCTTTACAAGGCCCAGTCCAGCCAGGTCTGGAGGGGAAGAATTCAATGTTCACTCAGAGGGCAAGCAGCCCCAACTCAGCCTAAGTCTCTTTAGCAACCAGAACCCAAACAAACTTACACCTTTCCCTTTCCTGCTGCTACAAACCCCACAAATTCTCTTTCTCCCTACTTCTTCCTATAGGAACAACAGCTTCCTTAGGCCTGAGTCTGGGCCACTGAGACCCTTTTTCAACCTTCCCCTTCCCATAGACGTTGCCTGCAAAGTCCTACAGCTCTCTTAGGTCTTTTACTCCTCCAGACTCTTCCCTTAACTTGCTCTTCCCTTAACTTGCTCCTTTTAAGGTTTTTCCTTTCCTCACTCCTTTCTCCTCATTTCTTCCTGTTCTATTCCCCTACTAGGAA
The sequence above is a segment of the Chionomys nivalis chromosome X, mChiNiv1.1, whole genome shotgun sequence genome. Coding sequences within it:
- the LOC130868492 gene encoding L-amino-acid oxidase-like, giving the protein MSCSELSKSFRTMLKMSGIFILGILLSISNCLAFYEDLFRCFQGPDYENFLLIAQNGLHASPLPKSVVVIGAGLAGLAAAKTLQDAGHKVTILEASNHIGGRVVTVRNKMEGWYFELGPMRIPESHKLTHAYVKKFGLKLNKFIQHDNNTWYLFNGQRYRAWEVEANPEILGYSTDPTEKNRTAQNLFDQAVIKLKQDVKTSNCSQLMSLYDSYSTKAYLVREGKLSKGATKMIGDLLNEDPGYHKSLLESLRSPNTFSRTDEFSEITGGFDQLPNGFNASLKSGTIRLRSRVESVVRNGSKVEVLYRTDEPIFPLRRLTADYVINSASAKATRLITFQPPLSPDKAHALRSVHYTSATKVVFLCNECFWEQDGIRGGNSITDRPSRYIIYPSHSLPGGKGMLLASYTVGDDSFFFAAMKPDQVVNIILDDLAAVHHIPKEELKRMCPKATVKHWGSLDPLTIGAFAEFTPYQFVDYLKQLSQPEGRIHFAGEHTNLPHGWIDTAIKSGLRAAKDIQAMVDEEVTQGQMPR